In a single window of the Silurus meridionalis isolate SWU-2019-XX chromosome 8, ASM1480568v1, whole genome shotgun sequence genome:
- the insyn2ab gene encoding inhibitory synaptic factor 2A isoform X2: MVSKEAGPCVLSNSESDSEAGGPTLGSESTRSGDVVHKRNKALQVRFKDICEAQNEAARLARGDRAHSVSCKVVHTRYMTMPARRSIPNVTKSTAVQTSPELKKHYQTFPFDRKKGHTIKHTALVENYDNQNNGFLSEVQATEEERPHGARVQKTRVLLHSMPSCTDVQDLCPDSSLDSTGQGREADATLHQPDSKEEECVQGSSSKHKGLPNQTEIRIDQEPNCTKSSSSSSSTQPLQDRGVISKVTGPIAWTSLTQVECLDSPSVQCKRKKDPVPLNGLQSQTLPRAASCPSQDTSQAHSHGSFGFGGLETHEVTRGHVCGQMISLPGTDGDVKARLQAMETLISSSQETIKVLLGVIQELEKGEAQREGRLSYRTGQDTANCDTCRNSACIIYRKSHVNTKTT; encoded by the coding sequence ATGGTTAGTAAGGAGGCTGGCCCCTGCGTCCTGTCAAATTCAGAGTCAGACTCAGAGGCCGGAGGTCCAACCCTTGGAAGTGAGAGCACTAGAAGTGGGGACGTAGTGCACAAAAGGAACAAAGCCTTGCAGGTCCGCTTCAAGGACATCTGCGAAGCCCAGAATGAGGCAGCACGTCTAGCCCGGGGAGACAGAGCACATTCTGTTTCATGCAAGGTCGTACACACAAGGTACATGACCATGCCGGCACGCCGATCCATACCTAATGTGACCAAGAGCACAGCAGTGCAAACATCACCTGAATTAAAAAAGCATTATCAGACTTTTCCCTTTGATCGCAAAAAGGGGCACACTATCAAACACACAGCTTTGGTGGAGAACTATGATAACCAAAACAATGGATTCTTAAGTGAAGTGCAAGCTACAGAGGAGGAAAGGCCACATGGGGCAAGGGTACAGAAGACTCGAGTGCTTCTGCACAGTATGCCATCATGTACTGATGTGCAGGATTTGTGCCCAGATAGCAGCCTGGATTCCACAGGTCAAGGCAGGGAGGCAGATGCAACACTGCATcaaccagactcaaaggaaGAAGAGTGTGTCCAAGGAAGTAGCTCCAAGCACAAAGGATTACCCAATCAGACTGAAATCCGAATAGACCAAGAGCCCAACTGCACCAAaagctcctcctcatcttcatcaacACAACCTCTGCAGGACAGAGGTGTCATTTCAAAGGTTACAGGTCCCATAGCATGGACATCTTTGACACAAGTGGAATGTCTGGACAGTCCCTCAGTGCAGTGTAAACGTAAAAAAGATCCTGTGCCATTGAACGGCCTGCAGTCTCAGACCTTACCACGTGCAGCCAGCTGCCCCTCCCAGGATACAAGTCAGGCTCACTCCCATGGTAGTTTTGGCTTTGGTGGTCTGGAAACCCATGAAGTCACCAGGGGCCATGTATGTGGGCAGATGATTTCACTGCCGGGAACAGATGGAGATGTGAAAGCCCGACTGCAGGCTATGGAAACTCTCATCAGTTCAAGCCAGGAGACTATTAAAGTGTTGCTGGGGGTCATTCAGGAACTAGAGAAGGGAGAGGCACAGAGGGAGGG
- the insyn2ab gene encoding inhibitory synaptic factor 2A isoform X3: MVSKEAGPCVLSNSESDSEAGGPTLGSESTRSGDVVHKRNKALQVRFKDICEAQNEAARLARGDRAHSVSCKVVHTRYMTMPARRSIPNVTKSTAVQTSPELKKHYQTFPFDRKKGHTIKHTALVENYDNQNNGFLSEVQATEEERPHGARVQKTRVLLHSMPSCTDVQDLCPDSSLDSTGQGREADATLHQPDSKEEECVQGSSSKHKGLPNQTEIRIDQEPNCTKSSSSSSSTQPLQDRGVISKVTGPIAWTSLTQVECLDSPSVQCKRKKDPVPLNGLQSQTLPRAASCPSQDTSQAHSHGSFGFGGLETHEVTRGHVCGQMISLPGTDGDVKARLQAMETLISSSQETIKVLLGVIQELEKGEAQREGRLSYRTGQDTANCDTCRNSACIIYSILENGH, from the coding sequence ATGGTTAGTAAGGAGGCTGGCCCCTGCGTCCTGTCAAATTCAGAGTCAGACTCAGAGGCCGGAGGTCCAACCCTTGGAAGTGAGAGCACTAGAAGTGGGGACGTAGTGCACAAAAGGAACAAAGCCTTGCAGGTCCGCTTCAAGGACATCTGCGAAGCCCAGAATGAGGCAGCACGTCTAGCCCGGGGAGACAGAGCACATTCTGTTTCATGCAAGGTCGTACACACAAGGTACATGACCATGCCGGCACGCCGATCCATACCTAATGTGACCAAGAGCACAGCAGTGCAAACATCACCTGAATTAAAAAAGCATTATCAGACTTTTCCCTTTGATCGCAAAAAGGGGCACACTATCAAACACACAGCTTTGGTGGAGAACTATGATAACCAAAACAATGGATTCTTAAGTGAAGTGCAAGCTACAGAGGAGGAAAGGCCACATGGGGCAAGGGTACAGAAGACTCGAGTGCTTCTGCACAGTATGCCATCATGTACTGATGTGCAGGATTTGTGCCCAGATAGCAGCCTGGATTCCACAGGTCAAGGCAGGGAGGCAGATGCAACACTGCATcaaccagactcaaaggaaGAAGAGTGTGTCCAAGGAAGTAGCTCCAAGCACAAAGGATTACCCAATCAGACTGAAATCCGAATAGACCAAGAGCCCAACTGCACCAAaagctcctcctcatcttcatcaacACAACCTCTGCAGGACAGAGGTGTCATTTCAAAGGTTACAGGTCCCATAGCATGGACATCTTTGACACAAGTGGAATGTCTGGACAGTCCCTCAGTGCAGTGTAAACGTAAAAAAGATCCTGTGCCATTGAACGGCCTGCAGTCTCAGACCTTACCACGTGCAGCCAGCTGCCCCTCCCAGGATACAAGTCAGGCTCACTCCCATGGTAGTTTTGGCTTTGGTGGTCTGGAAACCCATGAAGTCACCAGGGGCCATGTATGTGGGCAGATGATTTCACTGCCGGGAACAGATGGAGATGTGAAAGCCCGACTGCAGGCTATGGAAACTCTCATCAGTTCAAGCCAGGAGACTATTAAAGTGTTGCTGGGGGTCATTCAGGAACTAGAGAAGGGAGAGGCACAGAGGGAGGG